A single genomic interval of Staphylococcus hyicus harbors:
- a CDS encoding ABC transporter ATP-binding protein — protein sequence MSRLTGKEVTIGYGDRIIVNNLDVAIPDRKITSIIGPNGCGKSTLLKALSRLLGTKSGEVYLDGKNIQSQSTKEIAKKIAILPQSPDVADGLTAGELVSYGRFPHQKGFGRLSDEDKKEIDWAMRVTGTHDFKHRAVNDLSGGQRQRVWIAMALAQKTDIIFLDEPTTYLDISHQLEILELVQTLNQEHGTTIVMVLHDINQAIRFSDFLITMKKGEIVKQGETHDVLTNEILEEVFNIDAELSTDPRTGKPMLVTYNLLCKHYEKVN from the coding sequence ATGAGTAGATTAACAGGAAAAGAAGTGACAATTGGGTACGGTGATCGTATCATCGTAAATAATTTAGATGTTGCAATTCCTGATCGGAAAATTACATCTATCATTGGACCAAATGGTTGTGGTAAATCGACTTTGTTAAAGGCTTTATCACGATTATTGGGGACGAAGAGCGGTGAGGTATACTTAGATGGAAAAAATATTCAGTCCCAATCAACTAAAGAAATCGCGAAAAAAATTGCAATATTACCGCAATCTCCTGATGTTGCAGATGGGCTTACTGCGGGAGAGTTAGTCTCATATGGCCGTTTCCCTCATCAAAAAGGCTTTGGTCGTTTATCAGATGAAGATAAAAAAGAAATTGATTGGGCAATGCGCGTGACAGGGACACATGATTTTAAACATCGTGCTGTAAATGATTTGAGTGGTGGACAACGTCAACGTGTATGGATTGCCATGGCACTTGCACAAAAAACAGATATTATTTTCTTAGATGAGCCTACGACGTATTTAGATATTTCACATCAACTTGAAATATTAGAACTGGTACAAACATTGAACCAAGAACATGGTACGACGATTGTGATGGTTTTACATGATATCAACCAGGCTATTCGTTTTTCAGACTTTCTCATTACTATGAAAAAGGGAGAGATTGTCAAACAAGGTGAAACACATGATGTGTTAACAAATGAAATTTTAGAAGAAGTCTTTAATATTGATGCGGAATTAAGTACAGACCCGCGTACAGGTAAACCTATGTTAGTGACGTATAATTTACTTTGTAAACACTATGAAAAAGTAAACTAA
- a CDS encoding YitT family protein produces MKRTVRDIILVIIGSFIFAAGVNAFIISGDLGEGGVTGLAIILYYAFHISPAWTNFIVNAVLIGIGYKFLSKRSMYLTVFATVLISVFLSLTETWSVKTDDILVNAVFGGLTVGLGIGVIILAGGTTAGTTILARIANKYLDVSTPYALLFFDFIVVMISLTVIPLDRVLITLVSLYIGTKVIDFVIEGLNPKKAVTIISKEPDRVAKMIDEDIGRGVTILNGRGYFSKQETDVLYAVISKTQLSRTKRLIRKIDQNAFVVVHDVRDVYGNGFLVED; encoded by the coding sequence GTGAAAAGAACAGTAAGAGATATAATATTGGTCATCATCGGTAGTTTTATATTTGCAGCAGGTGTCAATGCCTTTATCATTTCTGGGGATCTTGGTGAAGGTGGCGTAACAGGGTTGGCAATTATATTGTACTATGCGTTTCATATTTCGCCGGCATGGACTAACTTCATCGTGAATGCGGTGCTTATTGGTATAGGGTATAAATTTTTAAGTAAACGCAGCATGTATTTAACGGTATTTGCGACGGTGCTGATTTCTGTGTTTTTGAGCTTAACAGAAACGTGGTCCGTGAAAACAGACGATATTCTCGTTAATGCTGTATTTGGTGGTTTAACTGTTGGGTTAGGTATTGGTGTGATTATACTTGCAGGGGGAACGACAGCAGGAACGACAATTTTAGCACGTATTGCAAATAAATACTTAGATGTAAGCACACCTTATGCTTTGTTGTTTTTTGATTTTATTGTGGTGATGATTTCATTAACAGTCATTCCTTTGGATCGAGTATTGATTACATTAGTTAGTTTGTATATCGGTACTAAAGTGATTGACTTTGTGATTGAAGGACTTAACCCTAAAAAAGCGGTGACGATTATTTCCAAAGAACCAGACCGTGTTGCGAAAATGATAGATGAAGATATAGGTCGTGGTGTTACAATTTTAAATGGACGTGGTTATTTCTCGAAACAAGAAACAGATGTGTTATATGCGGTAATTAGTAAAACACAATTATCAAGAACGAAGCGACTGATTCGTAAAATCGATCAAAATGCGTTTGTCGTTGTTCATGATGTACGTGATGTGTACGGAAATGGCTTTTTAGTTGAAGATTAA
- a CDS encoding NupC/NupG family nucleoside CNT transporter, translating into MYLIINIIGLFIFIGVAALFSRDRKNIQWGSIGILILLNLFLAWFFVYFPAGTKAVEMAAAGISWVIDAAFSGVGFAFKSWTTAKQMDMAVAALFPILLVVPLFDVLMYLRILPFFMRGVGWVLAKITRQPKFEAFFGIEMMFLGNTEAIAVSSEQVKRINDARVLTIAMMSMSSVSGAIVGAYVTMLPGELVLTAIPLNIINAMIVASILNPVRIDADEDVIYELRTNEKRQPFFSFLGDSVLNAGKLVLIIIAFVISFVALAELADRLINLISGGIASLFHIKGSIGLDQILGVFMYPFALLLGLPYNEAWDVAQQMAKKIVTNEFVVMGEIMGDVQNYDPHRRAIITTFLISFANFSTVGMIIGTLKGIVNEKTADFVSKYVPMMLLSGILVSLLTAGFVGLFAW; encoded by the coding sequence ATGTATTTAATTATTAACATAATTGGGTTGTTCATTTTTATTGGCGTTGCTGCATTGTTTTCACGAGACCGTAAAAATATTCAATGGGGATCAATTGGAATTTTAATCTTACTGAACTTATTTCTTGCTTGGTTTTTTGTATACTTCCCAGCTGGAACTAAAGCAGTTGAAATGGCCGCTGCAGGTATTTCATGGGTTATTGATGCTGCATTTTCAGGTGTTGGTTTTGCATTTAAGAGTTGGACAACAGCGAAACAAATGGATATGGCTGTTGCAGCATTATTTCCAATTTTATTAGTTGTCCCGTTGTTCGATGTTTTAATGTATTTACGCATATTGCCATTCTTTATGCGTGGCGTTGGTTGGGTGTTAGCCAAAATAACACGTCAGCCTAAGTTTGAGGCATTTTTTGGGATTGAGATGATGTTCTTAGGAAACACAGAAGCCATCGCTGTTTCAAGTGAACAAGTAAAACGGATTAACGATGCACGGGTGTTGACGATAGCAATGATGTCTATGAGCTCAGTATCCGGAGCAATTGTAGGTGCATATGTGACGATGTTACCTGGTGAGCTTGTTTTAACAGCTATTCCGCTAAACATCATTAATGCGATGATTGTTGCTTCTATATTAAATCCGGTGCGTATCGATGCAGATGAAGATGTCATTTATGAATTAAGAACAAATGAAAAGCGTCAACCATTCTTCTCTTTTTTAGGTGATTCAGTGCTAAATGCTGGTAAATTGGTATTAATTATTATCGCTTTCGTAATCAGCTTTGTGGCGTTAGCCGAATTAGCGGATCGTCTGATTAATTTAATATCTGGTGGTATTGCATCATTGTTCCATATTAAAGGCAGTATCGGACTCGATCAGATTCTAGGCGTATTTATGTATCCGTTCGCTTTACTTCTTGGTCTCCCATACAATGAAGCATGGGATGTAGCGCAACAGATGGCTAAAAAAATCGTGACAAATGAGTTTGTCGTTATGGGTGAAATCATGGGTGATGTGCAAAATTACGATCCTCACCGTCGTGCCATTATCACAACATTCTTAATTTCCTTTGCAAACTTCTCAACAGTGGGTATGATTATCGGTACGCTGAAAGGAATTGTAAATGAGAAAACGGCTGATTTTGTGTCAAAATACGTTCCAATGATGCTATTATCAGGTATTTTAGTTTCATTATTAACAGCAGGGTTTGTCGGATTATTTGCTTGGTAA
- a CDS encoding FeoA family protein produces MTHVAEAQLGVNYVVTTLNMKNTNLKHRLRALGCVEGCQLQVQQKGLFKGPCTININGQHISIRYCDACNICLEHCHE; encoded by the coding sequence ATGACACATGTTGCTGAAGCTCAACTCGGCGTCAATTACGTCGTAACGACATTAAATATGAAAAATACAAACTTAAAACATCGCCTACGTGCACTCGGATGTGTTGAGGGATGTCAATTGCAAGTCCAACAAAAGGGCTTATTCAAAGGTCCATGTACGATTAACATTAATGGTCAGCATATTTCAATCCGTTATTGCGATGCGTGTAACATTTGCTTGGAGCATTGTCATGAGTAA
- the feoB gene encoding ferrous iron transport protein B, translated as MSNTYCILGNPNVGKTSLFNALTGSYDYVGNWSGVTVEKKVGQLKTHSGQLIDLPGIYDLVPISRDESVVTQYLIHDTFDGMINIIDAAQIKRNFNLTVQLLEYGAPLLIGLNMIDVATQRGIKIDYHKLMRRLHVPIIPVIARTGKGSSEMLNALTDYHLAPQRPLIIQYGTQIEHLIAEIKQLIPKNYILPEKHHRFVAIQYILDNPTIKASLDTAVQNNIEQCIQSFKESQTIDLEQEISTRRQRYINQLLSEVVVYPNTPKHHLTERIDSILTHKILGIPIFLCFMWLIFQITFTWVGTPLSDQLDGFFGGTLTEFVTRIMTQLGIYSPIQALVTDGIIAGVGGVLVFVPQILVLFFFISLLEDSGYMARIAVIMDRVMENFGLNGKSFIPMIIGFGCNVPGIMAARSIEEEKERLTTILITPFMSCSARLPVYGLFVAVFFAQHQALVVLSLYVLGIVAALTVSYILTKTTLKKDTSIFVVELPPYRLPSFKTLWRSTWEKGKGFVKKAGTFIFAGSVIIWVLNYAGPTGIDVSANESFLHVIGSIIAPLLSPVGFDSWQAAATLIPGFLAKEVIVSAMAIIYAVNDDALVSMVSTHFTALSAYSFMVFILLYTPCLATVAAIRKETTSWKWTFLAVIYPITVAYLLSMIIYQIGSLFI; from the coding sequence ATGAGTAATACTTATTGTATTTTAGGAAACCCAAATGTCGGTAAAACATCTCTATTCAATGCACTTACAGGGTCATACGACTATGTTGGTAACTGGAGCGGTGTCACTGTAGAAAAGAAAGTCGGTCAACTTAAAACACATTCTGGCCAATTAATTGATTTGCCAGGCATTTATGATTTAGTGCCTATTTCGCGTGATGAATCTGTAGTGACGCAATATCTCATTCACGATACATTTGATGGGATGATTAATATTATTGATGCCGCCCAAATTAAAAGAAATTTCAACTTAACTGTTCAATTGTTAGAATATGGGGCCCCCTTATTAATAGGGCTTAATATGATAGATGTTGCGACTCAAAGAGGTATAAAAATTGATTATCACAAGTTAATGCGCAGACTGCACGTTCCAATCATTCCAGTTATCGCTCGCACTGGAAAAGGCAGCTCAGAAATGTTAAATGCATTAACCGACTATCACTTGGCACCACAACGTCCATTAATCATCCAATACGGCACACAAATAGAACATCTGATTGCTGAAATTAAGCAATTGATACCTAAAAACTACATTTTACCTGAAAAACATCATCGCTTTGTTGCCATTCAATACATCTTAGATAATCCTACGATTAAAGCATCTTTAGACACAGCCGTTCAAAACAATATAGAACAATGTATTCAATCATTCAAAGAAAGCCAGACCATCGATCTTGAACAAGAAATCTCAACACGACGCCAACGCTATATCAATCAACTATTGAGTGAAGTGGTTGTATATCCTAATACACCTAAGCACCATTTAACAGAGCGTATTGACAGTATTTTAACGCATAAAATACTAGGTATTCCGATTTTTTTATGTTTCATGTGGCTAATATTTCAAATCACATTTACTTGGGTTGGCACACCACTCTCAGACCAACTCGATGGCTTTTTTGGTGGCACGCTTACTGAGTTCGTCACGCGTATTATGACGCAATTAGGCATTTATTCCCCTATTCAAGCACTCGTGACCGATGGGATTATCGCAGGTGTCGGCGGCGTATTAGTGTTTGTCCCGCAAATTTTAGTGTTATTTTTTTTCATATCTTTACTAGAAGACTCAGGCTATATGGCTCGTATAGCGGTAATTATGGATAGAGTGATGGAAAATTTCGGATTGAATGGAAAGTCATTTATTCCAATGATTATTGGCTTTGGTTGTAATGTGCCGGGTATTATGGCAGCTCGAAGTATTGAAGAAGAAAAAGAACGTTTAACAACAATTTTAATCACACCCTTTATGTCCTGCTCTGCACGCTTACCTGTCTACGGCCTTTTCGTTGCCGTTTTCTTTGCACAACATCAAGCGCTTGTCGTATTAAGTCTATATGTTTTAGGAATTGTTGCTGCATTAACTGTAAGTTATATTTTAACTAAAACGACACTAAAAAAAGACACATCGATTTTTGTAGTAGAACTTCCACCTTATCGTCTGCCGTCATTTAAAACGTTATGGCGCAGTACTTGGGAGAAAGGAAAAGGGTTTGTAAAAAAAGCAGGTACGTTTATTTTTGCTGGTTCAGTCATTATATGGGTTTTGAATTATGCAGGGCCTACTGGTATCGATGTTTCTGCCAATGAAAGCTTTTTACATGTCATTGGATCAATCATTGCACCATTGTTATCACCTGTAGGGTTTGATAGTTGGCAGGCAGCTGCTACCCTGATTCCAGGATTTTTAGCAAAAGAAGTAATCGTAAGTGCGATGGCCATTATTTATGCTGTAAATGATGATGCACTCGTTTCAATGGTATCTACACATTTCACAGCGCTTTCTGCTTATAGTTTTATGGTGTTTATATTACTTTACACACCTTGCTTAGCTACTGTTGCAGCAATACGTAAAGAAACTACATCTTGGAAGTGGACATTTCTTGCAGTAATTTATCCTATTACAGTTGCATATTTACTGTCTATGATCATTTATCAAATTGGTAGTCTATTTATTTAG
- a CDS encoding FeoB-associated Cys-rich membrane protein translates to MTLLINIIFVLIIVSYVAFVLQRYIKKSKHGQCSACDINEGCESHTFKKPNIK, encoded by the coding sequence ATGACTTTACTCATTAATATTATATTTGTTTTAATTATTGTGAGTTATGTCGCTTTCGTTTTACAACGGTACATTAAAAAATCAAAACACGGCCAATGTAGCGCTTGTGACATTAATGAAGGTTGCGAATCTCATACTTTTAAAAAACCAAATATAAAATAA
- a CDS encoding ABC transporter ATP-binding protein, with the protein MKKENPLIYLLKKISWPVGLIVVAVLIASLGSLSGLLVPLFTGQLVDKFTLTSINPTFIIIIVAVFLVNAILSGVGYYLLNKIGEKVIYAIRSVLWRHIIQLKMPFFDKNESGQLMSRLTDDTKVINDFISQKLPGFFPSVITVIGSLIMLFILDWQMTLLTFITIPIFALIITPLGKVMQKISTNTQNEIANFSGLLGRVLTEMRLVKVSNTEHIELEKARHNLDEIYKLGLKQAKIAAVIQPISGIIMLITIGMILGFGGLRISSGAISAGTLVAMIFYVLNLSIPLINLSTLVTDYKKAVGASSRIYEILHEPLEPIEPKNTNHLLKHGDLSFKNVSFKYDVKPILQDVSFTIQRGAVTAFVGPSGSGKSTIFSLIERMYEIDTGDIQYNHQSIYDISLSDWRRKIGYVMQSNAMMNGTIRDNILYGIEREVSQEELEYYARLANCHDFIQTFEEGYDTIVGERGLKLSGGQRQRIDIARSFIKDPDILLLDEATANLDSESERKIQEALDVLMENRTTIVIAHRLSTIKKAEQIIFLDQGRVTGTGKHAELIQSHEMYQHFVETQNLTT; encoded by the coding sequence GGCCAGTGGGTTTGATTGTTGTTGCAGTTTTAATCGCATCTTTAGGAAGTTTATCAGGTTTATTAGTTCCTTTATTCACGGGTCAACTTGTCGATAAATTCACTTTAACATCCATTAATCCAACATTTATTATAATCATTGTTGCAGTATTTTTAGTCAATGCGATTCTAAGTGGGGTTGGATATTATTTATTAAATAAAATTGGTGAAAAAGTCATTTACGCAATTCGATCAGTACTATGGCGCCATATCATTCAGTTGAAAATGCCATTCTTCGATAAAAATGAAAGTGGTCAACTCATGAGCCGCTTAACGGACGATACGAAAGTGATTAATGATTTTATATCTCAAAAATTACCAGGTTTCTTTCCATCTGTCATTACTGTTATTGGTTCTTTAATCATGTTGTTTATTTTAGATTGGCAAATGACATTATTAACGTTTATTACGATTCCAATATTTGCGCTTATTATTACACCACTTGGAAAAGTGATGCAAAAAATTTCTACGAATACACAAAATGAAATAGCGAATTTTAGCGGTTTACTTGGACGCGTTTTGACTGAAATGAGATTGGTGAAAGTTTCAAATACAGAACATATTGAATTAGAAAAAGCGCGGCACAACCTAGATGAAATCTACAAACTCGGCCTAAAACAAGCTAAAATTGCTGCGGTGATTCAACCCATTTCTGGTATTATCATGCTAATTACGATAGGTATGATTTTAGGGTTTGGTGGTTTGCGTATTTCTTCTGGCGCAATTTCTGCAGGTACGCTTGTTGCGATGATATTCTATGTACTTAATTTGTCTATACCGCTTATCAATTTATCTACATTAGTGACGGATTATAAAAAGGCAGTGGGTGCGAGTAGTCGTATCTATGAAATTCTACACGAACCACTTGAGCCGATTGAACCGAAAAATACGAACCACTTACTAAAACATGGAGACTTATCATTTAAAAACGTTTCCTTTAAATATGATGTAAAGCCGATATTACAAGATGTGTCATTTACAATTCAACGAGGTGCCGTTACGGCTTTTGTGGGGCCATCAGGATCAGGTAAAAGTACCATTTTTAGTTTGATTGAACGGATGTACGAAATTGATACTGGAGATATTCAATACAACCATCAATCGATTTATGATATTAGTTTGAGTGATTGGCGTCGTAAAATCGGCTATGTCATGCAAAGTAATGCGATGATGAATGGAACGATTCGAGACAATATTTTGTATGGAATTGAACGAGAAGTCTCACAAGAAGAATTGGAATATTACGCACGGCTTGCGAATTGTCATGATTTTATTCAAACATTTGAAGAAGGATATGACACGATTGTAGGCGAACGTGGTTTGAAGCTATCTGGCGGCCAACGTCAACGCATTGACATCGCGCGCAGTTTTATAAAAGATCCTGATATTTTATTGTTAGATGAAGCAACTGCAAATTTAGATAGTGAGAGTGAACGGAAAATTCAAGAAGCATTAGATGTTTTAATGGAGAATCGCACAACTATTGTTATTGCGCATCGACTTTCAACCATAAAAAAAGCAGAACAAATTATTTTCTTAGATCAAGGGCGTGTGACTGGAACAGGTAAGCATGCTGAGTTAATACAATCACACGAAATGTATCAACACTTTGTAGAAACACAAAATTTAACAACATAA